CCCTTCTTGATCCCGGACCAATGGTGCGGTACACGGTGCGACGGCTGTTGGTGGCGTTCCCTACGCTCCTTGCCGTGTACACCCTGGTGTTTCTGTTCGTGCGGGTGGCACCGGGGGACCCAGCGGTAGCGGCCCTGGGCGACTATGCCTCGGCAGAGGCAGTGCAGGCCCTACGCGAACGGATGGGGCTCACCGCCCCGTTGTGGATCCAGTACGGCCGGACCCTGGCGGGGTACCTAAGGGGAGACCTCGGACGGTCCCTCATCACCGGCATCCCCGTTGGGCAGCAGGTCGCCACCGCCCTCCCCCACACCTTGGAGCTCACGTTCGCTGGGATCGTCATCGGGGCCATCCTTGGGATTCCCACCGGCATCCTCACTGCCGTGCGCCGCAACCGCCTCCCCGACTACGTGGGCCGCACCCTCGCCCTGGTGGGCCTGTCCATCCCCGCCTTCTACCTCGGGATCCTCCTCATCCTCGGGTTCGCCGTGCAGCTACGGTGGTTCCCGGTGATGGGGTCGGGCCCGTTCTCTGACGCGCGCGCGAACTTGCGGCACCTCGCGCTCCCAGCCCTCACCTTGGGGATCATCATGACCTCGTTCGTGACGCGCATGACCCGGTCCTCACTCCTCACCGTGCTTCGGGAGGACTACGTGCGCACCGGGCGGGCCAAGGGCCTGCGGGAGCGGACCGTGGTGTACCTCCACGCCCTGCGCAACGCCCTGATCCCGGTGGTGTCGGTGCTGGGGATCCAGGCGGCGGTGCTCATCGGGGACTCGGTGATGACGGAGATCGTGTTCTCCCGGCCGGGCCTGGGCCGCCTCATG
This Candidatus Acetothermia bacterium DNA region includes the following protein-coding sequences:
- a CDS encoding ABC transporter permease, with translation MVRYTVRRLLVAFPTLLAVYTLVFLFVRVAPGDPAVAALGDYASAEAVQALRERMGLTAPLWIQYGRTLAGYLRGDLGRSLITGIPVGQQVATALPHTLELTFAGIVIGAILGIPTGILTAVRRNRLPDYVGRTLALVGLSIPAFYLGILLILGFAVQLRWFPVMGSGPFSDARANLRHLALPALTLGIIMTSFVTRMTRSSLLTVLREDYVRTGRAKGLRERTVVYLHALRNALIPVVSVLGIQAAVLIGDSVMTEIVFSRPGLGRLMVQAMMQRDYIALQGLIVIYGALVVLVNLVTDLSYGLIDPRIRYE